A genome region from Festucalex cinctus isolate MCC-2025b chromosome 17, RoL_Fcin_1.0, whole genome shotgun sequence includes the following:
- the LOC144004631 gene encoding alpha/beta-tubulin-N-acetyltransferase 9-like codes for MKINENTLLEGHEVVLVPYNAEHVPRYHEWMKSAELQQLTASEPLTLEQEYDMQRSWREDADKCTFIILDKRRWTDSGAEEAQCMIGDVNIFLSDPEDLSLAELEIMIAEPDYRGKGIGKEVTQMMMHYGVAKLGINKFQAKIGLDNEVSISMFKKLHFHQVSVCQVFKEVTLETTVDEPLRRRLLRQVGHMTERDYLAARGGRRQAASQAATGAPA; via the exons atgaaGATAAATGAGAACACATTGTTGGAAGGACACGAAGTCGTGTtggtgccttataatgcggagcATGTGCCAAG GTACCACGAGTGGATGAAGTCTGCGGAGCTGCAGCAGCTGACAGCCTCAGAGCCTCTGACGCTGGAGCAAGAATATGACATGCAGCGCAGCTGGAGGGAAGACGCCGACA agTGCACCTTCATCATCCTTGACAAGCGGCGCTGGACGGACTCTGGTGCCGAGGAGGCGCAATGCATGATCGGAGACGTCAATATCTTCCTGAGCGACCCCGAGGATCTTTCCCTGGCTGAGCTAGAGATCATGATAGCAG agCCCGACTACCGAGGCAAAGGCATCGGGAAGGAGGTGACGCAGATGATGATGCACTATG GGGTCGCCAAACTCGGCATCAACAAATTTCAAGCAAAAATCGGCCTGGACAACGAGGTCAGCATCTCCATGTTCAAGAAGCTACACTTCCACCAG GTGTCCGTGTGTCAGGTGTTCAAGGAAGTCACCTTGGAGACGACGGTGGACGAGCCGCTGCGTCGCAGGTTGCTGCGGCAAGTAGGTCACATGACCGAGCGGGACTACCTGGCGGCCCGCGGCGGAAGACGGCAAGCGGCGTCACAGGCGGCCACGGGCGCTCCCGCGTGA
- the LOC144004629 gene encoding leucine-rich repeat-containing protein 59-like isoform X2, producing MSKSNKVLNLRDKISDNELDLSLCNLTEVPVKELAPLTKATFLDLSCNNITSLPPEFCNLTHLMKLDLSKNQLTCLPDDLGNLTALQHLDLYNNKLSTLPVSFSQLRSLKWLDLKDNPLDAGLAKAAGDCLDVKQCKQCATRVLKYMLTLQEEADRAREKRLLREKELERKREAKKREREAREKEARKREKAEEKEKRRKEYNAQVAATAAAQEEEQQQQPQQQHKKKEERKSKKKNGQASEKKPVARAAPKPCRSVVAVVFKLFLLLLLTVAVTFAICWVTELRRRDVCEPLDVALDRGRAWASKQEVVVRQLLGDLSAAVKDFLESMQTSKS from the exons ATGAGTAAAAGCAACAAAGTGCTTAATTTAAGAGACAAAATAAGCGACAATGAGTTGGATTTGAGTCTGTGCAACCTCACCGAGGTGCCCGTCAAGGAGCTG GCGCCTTTAACCAAAGCGACTTTTTTGGACTTGTCGTGCAACAACATCACCTCCCTGCCG CCAGAGTTCTGCAACCTAACGCACTTGATGAAGCTGGACCTGAGCAAAAACCAGCTGACCTGTTTGCCGGATGACCTGGGGAACCTGACCGCTTTACAGCACTTGGACTTGTACAACAACAAGCTGAGCACCCTACCTGTCAGCTTCTCCCAGCTGCGG AGTTTGAAGTGGCTGGACCTGAAGGACAATCCTCTGGACGCGGGCCTGGCCAAGGCGGCGGGAGATTGCCTGGATGTGAAGCAGTGCAAACAGTGCGCCACCAGG gtgCTCAAGTACATGCTGACGCTTCAGGAGGAGGCTGACCGTGCACGAGAGAAGCGACTCTTGAGGGAAAAAG AGCTGGAGAGAAAGCGTGAGGCCAAGAAGCGGGAACGTGAGGCCCGTGAGAAGGAAGCCCGTAAGCGGGAGAAGgccgaggagaaggagaagcggCGGAAGGAGTACAACGCCCAGgtggccgccaccgccgccgcccaggaggaggagcagcagcagcagccgcaaCAACAGCATAAGAAGAAGGAAGAGAGGAAGAGCAAGAAGAAGAATGGACAAGCCTcag AGAAGAAGCCCGTCGCGCGGGCGGCGCCCAAGCCTTGCCGCTCTGTCGTCGCCGTGGTCTTCAAGCTCTTCCTGTTGTTGCTGCTCACCGTGGCCGTTACGTTCGCCATCTGCTGGGTGACGGAGCTGCGGCGTCGGGACGTGTGCGAGCCTCTGGACGTCGCCCTGGACCGGGGCCGGGCCTGGGCTAGCAAGCAAGAGGTCGTCGTCCGCCAGCTCCTCGGCGACCTCTCCGCGGCCGTCAAGGACTTCCTGGAATCCATGCAAACGTCCAAAAGCTAA
- the LOC144004629 gene encoding leucine-rich repeat-containing protein 59-like isoform X1 has product MSKSNKVLNLRDKISDNELDLSLCNLTEVPVKELAPLTKATFLDLSCNNITSLPPEFCNLTHLMKLDLSKNQLTCLPDDLGNLTALQHLDLYNNKLSTLPVSFSQLRSLKWLDLKDNPLDAGLAKAAGDCLDVKQCKQCATRVLKYMLTLQEEADRAREKRLLREKELERKREAKKREREAREKEARKREKAEEKEKRRKEYNAQVAATAAAQEEEQQQQPQQQHKKKEERKSKKKNGQASAEKKPVARAAPKPCRSVVAVVFKLFLLLLLTVAVTFAICWVTELRRRDVCEPLDVALDRGRAWASKQEVVVRQLLGDLSAAVKDFLESMQTSKS; this is encoded by the exons ATGAGTAAAAGCAACAAAGTGCTTAATTTAAGAGACAAAATAAGCGACAATGAGTTGGATTTGAGTCTGTGCAACCTCACCGAGGTGCCCGTCAAGGAGCTG GCGCCTTTAACCAAAGCGACTTTTTTGGACTTGTCGTGCAACAACATCACCTCCCTGCCG CCAGAGTTCTGCAACCTAACGCACTTGATGAAGCTGGACCTGAGCAAAAACCAGCTGACCTGTTTGCCGGATGACCTGGGGAACCTGACCGCTTTACAGCACTTGGACTTGTACAACAACAAGCTGAGCACCCTACCTGTCAGCTTCTCCCAGCTGCGG AGTTTGAAGTGGCTGGACCTGAAGGACAATCCTCTGGACGCGGGCCTGGCCAAGGCGGCGGGAGATTGCCTGGATGTGAAGCAGTGCAAACAGTGCGCCACCAGG gtgCTCAAGTACATGCTGACGCTTCAGGAGGAGGCTGACCGTGCACGAGAGAAGCGACTCTTGAGGGAAAAAG AGCTGGAGAGAAAGCGTGAGGCCAAGAAGCGGGAACGTGAGGCCCGTGAGAAGGAAGCCCGTAAGCGGGAGAAGgccgaggagaaggagaagcggCGGAAGGAGTACAACGCCCAGgtggccgccaccgccgccgcccaggaggaggagcagcagcagcagccgcaaCAACAGCATAAGAAGAAGGAAGAGAGGAAGAGCAAGAAGAAGAATGGACAAGCCTcag CAGAGAAGAAGCCCGTCGCGCGGGCGGCGCCCAAGCCTTGCCGCTCTGTCGTCGCCGTGGTCTTCAAGCTCTTCCTGTTGTTGCTGCTCACCGTGGCCGTTACGTTCGCCATCTGCTGGGTGACGGAGCTGCGGCGTCGGGACGTGTGCGAGCCTCTGGACGTCGCCCTGGACCGGGGCCGGGCCTGGGCTAGCAAGCAAGAGGTCGTCGTCCGCCAGCTCCTCGGCGACCTCTCCGCGGCCGTCAAGGACTTCCTGGAATCCATGCAAACGTCCAAAAGCTAA
- the LOC144004628 gene encoding 5-hydroxytryptamine receptor 3A-like: MLPPGCFVFMLLFTGAARSERVCSYHEVLDHLNMSTQSSLYSMTRPVKDFKKPTVVSLEVILYAILDVRELDQTFVPYVWMFTRWQNDHISWDPEQFCGITNISLPTELFWHPDLTIEEMIEKDKAPPSPYLTILSDGRVYVKNDQVLLSTCKLHIYLFPFDQQSCNLTFKSVVHSSEELQLLHLLSSAQATKWSREVMRTRNEWIFVGMTVVNKTSSVFGIQQDMIVYTISMKRRPMLYIINFLLPVLFFLALDLASFFISERGGEKLSFKVTILLAVTVMQLILNEILPCSSNKIPLIVVYCIGIFALMMLSLLETIFVMYLMEKDKGGQDVTVSGDQSGEKEKKSQSCSCICKVPTDENPPEMLKEGRLTESSSLERLSDETNDLIKALTRLLDSRKENEDKPGYWTRLTVKINTIFFIIYLTAVSLFLAVLCFIWLMNHQE, from the exons ATGCTCCCTCCTGGATGCTTCGTCTTCATGCTCCTCTTCACAG GTGCGGCACGCTCGGAGCGGGTGTGTTCTTACCACGAGGTGTTGGACCACCTCAACATGAGCACACAGAGCAGTTTGTACTCCATGACGAGGCCCGTCAAAGACTTCAAAAAGCCGACTGTGGTTTCGCTGGAGGTCATCCTCTACGCCATTCTCGACgtg AGGGAGCTCGACCAGACCTTCGTACCCTACGTTTGGATGTTCACG AGATGGCAGAATGACCACATCTCTTGGGATCCGGAACAGTTTTGCGGGATTACGAACATCTCTCTTCCCACTGAAttgttttggcatccagatCTCACCATTGAAGAAAT GATAGAGAAGGACAAGGCCCCGCCGAGCCCCTACCTCACCATCCTCAGCGACGGCCGCGTGTACGTGAAGAACGACCAGGTGCTGCTCAGCACGTGCAAGCTGCACATCTACTTGTTCCCCTTTGACCAGCAGAGCTGCAACCTCACCTTCAAGTCCGTGGTCCACTCGT CTGAGGAACTGCAGCTACTTCACTTGCTCAGTTCCGCCCAAGCCACCAAGTGGTCGCGGGAAGTAATGCGCACGCGCAACGAGTGGATCTTCGTCGGCATGACCGTCGTCAACAAGACCAGCAGCGTGTTCGGCATCCAGCAAGATATGATTGTTTATACT ATCAGCATGAAGAGGAGGCCGATGTTGTACATCATCAACTTCCTGTTGCCCGTCCTCTTCTTCCTGGCCCTGGACTTGGCCTCCTTCTTCATCTCGGAGAGGGGAGGCGAGAAGCTGAGCTTCAAGGTGACCATTCTGCTGGCCGTCACCGTCATGCAGCTCATCCTCAACGAGATCCTGCCCTGCTCCTCCAACAAAATCCCTCTCATAG TCGTCTACTGCATCGGCATCTTTGCTCTGATGATGCTCAGCCTGCTGGAGACCATCTTCGTCATGTACCTGATGGAAAAAGATAAAGGCGGCCAGGACGTGACAGTCAGCGGAGATCAAAGTGGTGAAAAAG AAAAGAAAAGTCAAAGTTGTTCATGCATCTGCAAAGTGCCCACAGATGAAAATCCACCTGAAATGCTAAAG gAAGGCCGACTGACGGAGTCCAGCTCCCTGGAGAGACTCTCCGACGAAACAAATGATTTGATAAAGGCCCTAACGCGACTTCTGGACAGCAGGAAGGAAAATGAGGACAAGCCCGGATATTGGACAAGACTCACCGTAAAAATCAACACAATCTTTTTCATAATCTACCTCACCgctgtgtctttgtttttagctGTGTTGTGCTTCATTTGGCTGATGAACCACCAAGAATGA
- the LOC144005484 gene encoding 5-hydroxytryptamine receptor 3A-like isoform X2, with product MFAAFVSLLVFSADGVTSEPTGCSYQDVLNHLNLTRTNELFSMTRPVRYYKRPTHVSLEVLLYAILNVVEKEQKFVPYVWTVTSWHNEYISWDPQKFCGINNVSLPVGILWKPDLTIEEMAEKDKAPPNVYLTIRFPFDTQRCNLSFKSIIHSSKDMRLEPSNNSSQATEWSRDLMPTQYEWIFLNLNVTSIKASSPDHQDVIVYTISMRRKPILYIINFLLPVFFFLALDLASFFISDSGGEKLSFKVTVMLAVTVLQLILNEILPSSSNSIPLIAVYCIGIFALMLLSLLETILVMHLLEKDNKSDSDHADADGDGRSDERNMQTGFHKQHGEAWTQGGVFYSMPETPTELMPLTKEAQSGALCQTLEKLSGELRQMEKTLTVLLNGRNEKDKLGYWTQVAARVNRIFFIFYLTVVSLFLTILFSKWT from the exons ATGTTCGCAGCCTTCGTCTCCCTCCTCGTCTTCTCGG CAGACGGCGTGACGTCGGAACCGACCGGCTGCAGTTACCAGGATGTCTTAAACCACCTGAACCTGACTCGAACCAACGAGCTCTTCTCCATGACGCGGCCCGTCAGGTACTACAAGAGGCCCACTCACGTGTCCCTGGAGGTGCTGCTGTACGCCATCCTCAACGTG GTGGAGAAGGAGCAGAAGTTTGTTCCTTACGTCTGGACCGTCACA AGCTGGCACAACGAATACATCTCGTGGGATCCCCAAAAGTTCTGCGGGATCAATAATGTGTCTCTTCCCGTCGGCATCCTGTGGAAGCCGGATCTCACCATCGAGGAGAT GGCCGAGAAGGACAAAGCGCCCCCGAACGTTTACCTGACCATCAG GTTCCCCTTCGACACGCAGCGATGTAACCTCTCCTTCAAGTCCATCATACATTCGT CCAAGGACATGCGGCTGGAGCCCAGCAACAATTCGTCCCAGGCCACCGAGTGGTCGCGCGATTTGATGCCCACGCAGTACGAGTGGATCTTCCTCAACTTGAACGTGACCTCCATCAAGGCCAGCAGCCCGGACCACCAGGACGTCATCGTCTACACG ATAAGCATGCGGAGAAAGCCCATCCTGTACATCATCAACTTCCTGCTGCCCGTCTTCTTCTTCCTGGCCCTGGACTTGGCCTCCTTCTTCATCTCGGACTCGGGCGGTGAGAAGCTGAGCTTCAAAGTGACCGTCATGCTGGCCGTCACCGTGCTGCAGCTCATCCTCAACGAGATCCTGCCCTCCTCCTCCAACTCCATCCCTCTCATAG CCGTGTACTGCATCGGCATCTTCGCGCTGATGCTGCTCAGCCTGCTGGAGACCATCTTGGTGATGCACCTGTTGGAGAAAGACAACAAAAGCGACAGCGACCACGCGGACGCCGACGGAGACGGAAGAAGCGACGAGCGAAACATGCAAACCGGCTTCCACAAACAACACGGAG AAGCTTGGACGCAAGGTGGCGTCTTTTATTCCATGCCTGAAACGCCAACGGAACTGATGCCGCTAACCAAAGAG gctCAGAGCGGCGCCCTGTGCCAAACGCTGGAGAAGCTGTCGGGCGAGTTGAGGCAGATGGAAAAAACGCTGACCGTGCTGCTCAACGGCAGGAATGAGAAAGACAAGTTGGGTTACTGGACACAAGTGGCCGCCAGGGTCAACAgaatcttcttcatcttctatcTGACTGTGGTCAGCCTCTTCTTGACGATTCTCTTTTCCAAGTGGACCTAG
- the LOC144005484 gene encoding 5-hydroxytryptamine receptor 3A-like isoform X1, whose protein sequence is MFAAFVSLLVFSADGVTSEPTGCSYQDVLNHLNLTRTNELFSMTRPVRYYKRPTHVSLEVLLYAILNVVEKEQKFVPYVWTVTSWHNEYISWDPQKFCGINNVSLPVGILWKPDLTIEEMAEKDKAPPNVYLTIRSDGLVEVTNDQVLFSMCRMNIYRFPFDTQRCNLSFKSIIHSSKDMRLEPSNNSSQATEWSRDLMPTQYEWIFLNLNVTSIKASSPDHQDVIVYTISMRRKPILYIINFLLPVFFFLALDLASFFISDSGGEKLSFKVTVMLAVTVLQLILNEILPSSSNSIPLIAVYCIGIFALMLLSLLETILVMHLLEKDNKSDSDHADADGDGRSDERNMQTGFHKQHGEAWTQGGVFYSMPETPTELMPLTKEAQSGALCQTLEKLSGELRQMEKTLTVLLNGRNEKDKLGYWTQVAARVNRIFFIFYLTVVSLFLTILFSKWT, encoded by the exons ATGTTCGCAGCCTTCGTCTCCCTCCTCGTCTTCTCGG CAGACGGCGTGACGTCGGAACCGACCGGCTGCAGTTACCAGGATGTCTTAAACCACCTGAACCTGACTCGAACCAACGAGCTCTTCTCCATGACGCGGCCCGTCAGGTACTACAAGAGGCCCACTCACGTGTCCCTGGAGGTGCTGCTGTACGCCATCCTCAACGTG GTGGAGAAGGAGCAGAAGTTTGTTCCTTACGTCTGGACCGTCACA AGCTGGCACAACGAATACATCTCGTGGGATCCCCAAAAGTTCTGCGGGATCAATAATGTGTCTCTTCCCGTCGGCATCCTGTGGAAGCCGGATCTCACCATCGAGGAGAT GGCCGAGAAGGACAAAGCGCCCCCGAACGTTTACCTGACCATCAGGTCCGACGGCCTTGTGGAGGTCACAAACGACCAAGTGCTGTTCAGCATGTGTCGCATGAACATTTACAGGTTCCCCTTCGACACGCAGCGATGTAACCTCTCCTTCAAGTCCATCATACATTCGT CCAAGGACATGCGGCTGGAGCCCAGCAACAATTCGTCCCAGGCCACCGAGTGGTCGCGCGATTTGATGCCCACGCAGTACGAGTGGATCTTCCTCAACTTGAACGTGACCTCCATCAAGGCCAGCAGCCCGGACCACCAGGACGTCATCGTCTACACG ATAAGCATGCGGAGAAAGCCCATCCTGTACATCATCAACTTCCTGCTGCCCGTCTTCTTCTTCCTGGCCCTGGACTTGGCCTCCTTCTTCATCTCGGACTCGGGCGGTGAGAAGCTGAGCTTCAAAGTGACCGTCATGCTGGCCGTCACCGTGCTGCAGCTCATCCTCAACGAGATCCTGCCCTCCTCCTCCAACTCCATCCCTCTCATAG CCGTGTACTGCATCGGCATCTTCGCGCTGATGCTGCTCAGCCTGCTGGAGACCATCTTGGTGATGCACCTGTTGGAGAAAGACAACAAAAGCGACAGCGACCACGCGGACGCCGACGGAGACGGAAGAAGCGACGAGCGAAACATGCAAACCGGCTTCCACAAACAACACGGAG AAGCTTGGACGCAAGGTGGCGTCTTTTATTCCATGCCTGAAACGCCAACGGAACTGATGCCGCTAACCAAAGAG gctCAGAGCGGCGCCCTGTGCCAAACGCTGGAGAAGCTGTCGGGCGAGTTGAGGCAGATGGAAAAAACGCTGACCGTGCTGCTCAACGGCAGGAATGAGAAAGACAAGTTGGGTTACTGGACACAAGTGGCCGCCAGGGTCAACAgaatcttcttcatcttctatcTGACTGTGGTCAGCCTCTTCTTGACGATTCTCTTTTCCAAGTGGACCTAG
- the LOC144005482 gene encoding 5-hydroxytryptamine receptor 3A-like — protein MPVQPGSDKIVQEARRRFLVSAQNVLPKASGRGFSCQLLKSSSATRLHFAATMNVLAVVLILSGVGGASPAKVCSYQDVVDHLNLTSSDRAFQLTRPVLDHTHPTVVEINVILYAILAVIEKTQTFIPFLWTMTSWRDERIFWEPDEFCGIAEIVVPTDVLWKPDVFILEMVEKDNSQHNPYMLVRHDGTVFLDQDIRAVSMCIMDVHKFPFDTQRCNISMASAAFKYQDMRVFPVVNSSRATEFSKSLMLSQGEWDFLHLSVSSDNITIDYQAWDCLVYTFVIKRRPLLHVINFLLPILFFLCLDLATYFIPDRHGEKLGFKVTVLLAISVLLLILNDILPSMSNKTPLIATYCIVIFALMLLSLLETIMVAYLTDGESLVNTYARSRRENEPTDKSDTDEIKQTGSLCSYVMGGEEQHELLPVPEQVNDGALSAESRLLLLVVDELKELRRTLSVQHSCKEESRKCACLASRINKGFFLVYLAAVVLFLSFLYLEWTS, from the exons ATGCCAG TGCAGCCTGGAAGCGATAAAATCGTCCAAGAAGCACGTCGACGTTTCCTCGTTAGCGCGCAAAATGTCCTTCCAAAAGCCAGTGGGAGGGGCTTCTCATGTCAGCTTTTAAAAAGCTCTTCCGCCACTCGGCTTCACTTCGCAGCGACGATGAACGTGCTGGCCGTTGTCCTCATCCTCTCAG GTGTGGGAGGGGCCTCCCCGGCCAAGGTGTGCAGCTACCAGGACGTGGTGGACCATCTGAACCTGACGTCGAGCGACCGGGCCTTCCAGTTGACGCGGCCCGTCCTGGACCACACGCATCCCACCGTGGTGGAGATCAACGTCATCCTGTACGCCATCTTGGCCGTG ATCGAGAAAACGCAAACCTTTATTCCGTTCCTGTGGACGATGACG TCTTGGAGGGACGAACGCATTTTTTGGGAGCCGGACGAATTTTGCGGGATTGCGGAAATTGTCGTTCCCACCGACGTGCTGTGGAAACCCGACGTCTTCATCCTAGAGAT GGTGGAGAAAGACAACTCGCAGCACAACCCTTACATGCTGGTCAGGCACGACGGGACCGTCTTCCTGGATCAGGACATCCGGGCCGTCAGCATGTGCATAATGGACGTGCACAAGTTCCCCTTTGACACGCAGCGCTGCAACATATCGATGGCATCGGCAGCTTTCAAGT ATCAAGACATGCGCGTCTTCCCAGTGGTGAACTCGTCGCGGGCTACCGAGTTCAGCAAATCCCTGATGCTTTCCCAGGGAGAGTGGGACTTCCTGCATTTGTCGGTGAGCAGCGACAACATCACCATCGACTACCAAGCGTGGGATTGTCTCGTGTACACG tTCGTCATCAAGAGGCGCCCCCTGCTGCACGTCATCAACTTCCTGCTGCCCATCCTCTTCTTCCTGTGCCTGGACCTGGCCACCTACTTCATCCCGGACCGCCACGGGGAGAAGCTGGGCTTCAAGGTCACCGTGCTGCTCGCCATCTCCGTGCTGCTGCTCATCCTCAACGACATCCTGCCGTCCATGTCCAACAAGACGCCGCTCATCG CCACCTACTGCATCGTCATCTTCGCCCTGATGCTTCTCAGCCTGCTGGAGACCATCATGGTGGCCTACCTGACGGACGGGGAATCATTGGTGAATACGTACGCCAGGAGCAGACGGGAGAACGAGCCGACCGATAAATCCGACACGG ACGAGATCAAACAGACCGGATCTTTGTGTTCATATGTGATGGGCGGAGAGGAACAACACGAGCTGCTACCTGTACCAGAACAG GTCAACGACGGCGCGCTGAGCGCCGAGTCTCGCCTGTTGCTGCTGGTGGTGGACGAGCTGAAGGAGCTGCGGAGGACGCTGAGCGTGCAGCACAGCTGCAAGGAAGAGAGCCGCAAATGTGCTTGCTTGGCCAGCAGGATCAACAAAGGCTTCTTCTTGGTCTACCTCGCCGCCGTCGTACTCTTTCTGTCATTTCTGTACCTGGAGTGGACCAGTTAA